In the Hermetia illucens chromosome 1, iHerIll2.2.curated.20191125, whole genome shotgun sequence genome, GACCACAAGAAAACTTGGcctcagtcgcaaaaagagGCGGAGCGACTgagttgacgatgaatgtaagctagcaacggaacggacgaatgctgcataccaagcaaaactgcactctcaaagaacgggggcacgcgcagagatctaTCACGAACTTCATTGAGTGGAGAACGACTTCAAAGACAAAACAAATTGGAATACacctttttccattcgtacatagcgaaaaattcaaaatattttctgatgTATCCAACTCCGTTATTCATGAGTTCCCTTTACACGATCATGACGCCATGTACGCCTTAGACTGCGATGAATTCGTGTGAAATACACGATTTTAACCTTatgtaacttttttaataacaggtttttttttcaattttccaaaattgtttACTACATTATTACTTATGATGGTACCACATTTTGTACTTATATAATGAATCTAAGGAGGgctttcaagtaaatttctagaataAGGTAATatgcgcagatatcggaatgggacgtattttgaggcatagatttTGTCTAGTTAccccatcatgattttttttagatttttcgactggataggttctgagaatgcgtACACATTTGCAGCCCTCACCCACGCATATTTCACCCAGCACCAGAAATAAGACCAGTctcaaagtactaattgagccctttcatttgataccacacatgaccatatttcgtaaataaaaaattaattcccCTTTCATATTTATGGGGAGCccttcttaaactcaacacGAAATTTAGTCTGTTGCTTTATGCAcacgttcccaccaaatttcgtggcaattgaTTCAgcttttccgagtaaatcgaatgtggcagacagacgtttaatcgattctaataaggttttgtttcacacaacaccttaaaaaggaagtccgggagaaccaacaagtttgtgaatttGAAAAGTACAGGATGTAAGCAGCGcatcaggcgcagaagttttaccaacaagtcagaaaGATGaggtcttatacacctcgatgtccaTCCTGTCGagataaagaaggaaatctgattttcgacaatatgagcatattagagccatgggttgagtgctttgatgaactactcaacaatcaaaatatcggtaatttggaggtcccgccaactgaagattacggacaaatgctgctatcACCAAGAATGGaaagaacagtctgtgcaatccaccggtaagtcgccaggagtcgatagaTTTACAACGAAACTGGCTAAATATGGAaccgaccaattacatcaagcggtttatcaattgatgctcaaggtgtgggacatcgaatcaatgcctgacgagaaGCAACGAGCCATTatttgccccatacataaaagggtgcagtgcaacaattatagagatatcacgttagTGAGTATCATCTATCAGATATTATCCGCTATcatactaggccggatagccccatacgcataCACAATTATCGATCCATAACAAAGatatttcactccaggcaaatcaacaacaaatcagatttccgctctgcggcaagcgatggaaaaactgttggaatatggttacCAGCTGCACCATTTTTCCATCGCCTTTAAGGCCGCTTCTGATAGCATGAGGCCATGGGAAAATTCTGTATCCCGGCGAAACTGATCAGACCAACTAGGCTGAcactgatcaatgtgcgaggctagatagaCGCagtagaatcactctcgagaccattcaacaacgacaacggtctaaggcaaaaGGATGCCTTggtcctcgaaaaagtgatccattaTCTATATGTTTAcattaaaccttaaaaatgacaaatatgggaaacaaatacaaaataataattaaagtcTTTACACCTTTTCGGAACAGTTGGAACTCAAACGAATAAGCGGATTTGAGTTGGAGTCAGATAAACATaatgatttttaataaaaagaagATCTTTGAacggtgtttttttttgtttctgaatATAAAAACATCTTAGAAATTAATTAGTTAATGATATTGTTAACCTTTGCTCATTCGCAGATATTTCCGACCGTGTTTAGATGATACCATAAAAATATTCAATGAAATCGTTTGTCATGTCTGTAAAATACATTCTGGTTTTATGAAGGGGTAATCCATAAACGGGCCAGGTGTAATTGAATGAAGAAATGGGGGGCAAAgaaacaaatcaatcaaaagatTAGCAAGCAATTGCGATTCGTATGCCCGAGTTGAATCTGCTGCCACCTGTGACGATACTTACCAGACTCCATACACTCATAAATGAGGCGGGAGGATTGCGAAACTGTGTGAAAAGGTATAAGGTGCGATTTCGTCCAGAGcacaggcaactcatcagacgctgtctctgcctctgcccttggagcatcgtgaccgaagtggttactggATGTTATTTGCCCCACTGTGTGTAAAGGAATTTCACGGAAGATAATCCAAATCAGAGATCCCGTGACAATGAACTTGAATTGGCTCCTCCTCAGGTGGAGGATAGGAAGCTGCTTCTCAGTTTTCCGTATCCACCATTCGCTTTTCTGCACTGATCTCGAGGCAAAGCAACAAACAGGTGGCTTCACAATCGTGCATACACAGAAAATTCTCAATTGTCTGCATCAAaccattggcaaaaatgcatCCTGTGCATCGTTTTCCTTTTCAATTATGTAATTGTTAGAATTGTggaattttgataaaagaaattTCGAGTGAATCACGGTGAtcattttgaattgaaatttaaacAATGCTAATTTGTGGACGGGAGATTAAATATGGATGAATGAATTCAAAACTAAATTATAGAGGATCTGGCGattcaaaacaaaacaattaaaaTATATACGATTGGCATAACATGGAGCTATGGATACGATCGAGAAAAGATATCTGAAGATCCACACCAGTGCGGCTTCTAAAAGATATTTTGAACACAATACGAATTGAAGCGTGGTAAGATTGCTGAATTTATTCCAGAAACATGATCGTAGTGATGTTGCTAAAGAAATGTTTACTTTGGATAACAATGTTATCGACGTCATCATTGCCGGTGGAGAGACATGGGTCTATGAATAGAATATGACatcgaaactaaccaaatatcATAGAAACTATTCTTCATAGGCGAGCCAAAAACAAAACCACCACGACAAAGTCGATCCaaaattagtttagtttagtggggggagTCACCGGTCCAAGCACTAAGACCCATTGGACTAtacccgtaaattgcctattcaatggcttcccacccGGCTTTGGTCAATCTAACCCTTActgaggtgtcttcgtctgagatggcCGGGTAGCTGCATACAGTAGAAACCATTTTTTCTTATGTGATAGGTTAAAAGTCCTACAATGTTAGAGTTTtcgtgtcccacttcttaaaggacaGCAAAACTACCGGTCCAGTGGCGTcaagttctttcacaaggattttcgtctgccgcaaagacttcaaatttcttcacttGGCTACgaaaatccttgcaatttcacctttcagagtaaacttgacagtggatggctggatgccaaaagctgtttTTCgccaccattgtgaatccagccccttggcgagccagtctatcagcttcctcattaccagcgatgtttgagtgccctggcacccacatcgggAATGTTTCGCTTAGTCGGCCAAATTTCAACAGCAACTGGTGACAACTCCATactaactggcttgatatgctggtgctgtttagtgctgataacgctgcCAGACGGTCGGCGTAATACTCACTTGCTCCGGTAATACTTACGCCACTAgatgatgcatgcatatatcaaaataggctttattatggatatatacatccaatGGATCCGTTTCGGAGAAAGTCCATAGGTCTAACCTATTGCAGTCTTACAGCACCAAAGCAATCTGTAGAATTTCTGATGTTGTTCCTGGATGTGGTGCTTCtacgttagcttggagtcgagatCTACTCCTAAATTCTTGACAATATCAACTGGATTTCCGCTCCTGGTAAGGTGTagttgccccacctgacgttcctagtgaacgtaAGTAGTTCAGTCTTCCAAGCGTTCACAGCGTGTccgttgcggaggcaccaaatgtggattacatgcatatatggtgcccgcaaacttgctggtaattattacggctaggtcgtccgcaaatgcttgtgcgaagacctttgtgtcctccaggagtCATAGGAAGGTGTACATTACCAGGActcataacagaggagagagaaaccCCTCCCGTGGGCAGCCCTAACAGAttttgcctcaatagacttctgaccAACCAGCATTTTCCCCCCACATCAGCGtgtgaagaatccaactgattaataACGAATCgatttcatgctgccttgccacgaatgaggcataattaacGGATATCGCCTtgtcaatttttgccgtgataGGTGTGTTGCTtatagtgaagtggccactcaGGAATGCATGTATCCCCTATAAACTAATCTGCTAGTCCTTCCTGGACtgttagtagaaaggacgtgagaccgatcggtcggaagctttttgtgtCCATggtccctggtttgggaataaatatcatctCCACATCAtaccagttaattggaatataaacgtGCCCTAGACATACACAGTATATTTTCCGAACATGTAGACTCAGAGCATTTAACATTAAAACGTTttacagttttttttaattgcCGTAGTGCGGTCAACTTCGAATTTCTTCCGCCAGACTAGGCAGTTAATAAGGAATGCTATTTAAGCGTGTTAACGTATTTGAGAGAAAACCTTCGTCACACGAGAGCAGAATTATGGAGAAGTGCACTGGTTCACACATTTCATATTGCACgccattatttaagcaaaaCGAACGTTCATACTACTCCGCATGGCGTCTTATTACTTCTTTATATTCCAATGACTCAAATTATTACCTCGCAAAAAACGTTTTGAGAAGATTGACGCCATAAAAGAGGATTCACAAAAGGAGCTGAAAGTCATTCCCAATCGGCCTCTGAAAAGTGTTTTAAATATTAGAAGAAGTGTTAGAATATATGTATTGTTTCCAATACTTTTACTTTGAAAGAATAAAATGAGTATCGATTGATAATGTAACCGTTCTCATTTGTTTCAAAAATTTAGGTTACTTTTTCATCAGAAGGCACTTGTATATTGAGTTTGAAATATATCTCAATACTAATCCGATAGTATTATATATCGATTGAACTCAGTAATTCACATTTGGTGTCGGATCCAAATGATTTAACCTTCTATGGAATATACACTTCGCGCTCCACGTGAGAACTGCACAGTGTTACTAAGAAATTTCTATGAATTCTATAAGAAAACAAAAGGCGATAATGCTCGTAAGCAAAAGATTTAGATAGTGAAACTAATCAAACACTTTACATGATGACGTacgaatgaaaatgaaattccaATGGGAGattctaaaaatatttctttaaagTGAAACCTAACTGCTGCCCTGTTAATTTAAATCGGCTTTACGTTTGTCGGGGAAATAACAGCaatgtttgaagaaaatacGAATAGAATGGTATTCATTTTAAAAAAACCGTGACTCATCGATAAGACAAGGTGTGACGATAAATATGTAAATCATAAGATGACGAACAGCATTACTTACAATTGATAAGAAGCATTCCGGGATTTTATCTAGTGGCTACTTTCAATTTCATGCCCAAAAAATTTAGTGAATTCCCTAAATATTTGCCTTAAAGAAATGTTTTAGGTTTTGTGGGTTTTTCTCTGAACTATTTTCTAATGATAATCTTTTTACTGTCCGTTATCTAATGCATTTATGATATACACGAACATGTTTATGTGTTAGTGATATGCTACCATCTTAGCTGGAAGATAGCATCTCTGTTCATTTACATTTTAACTATTTAATCTCCGGCAATTAACTCGCCGATAACAAATTCTTAGAAACATATAGTTACTCACCTGTTCCGTTTTAGCGTGGCTAAGTGCATCGTAACAACCTAAACATACTCGAACTGGTTTCGAACTTTGTTGGGGTAATAAAAATTTCTTAGATGAGCATGGTCCACAAACGACTGATCCACAATTTCGACAATGATGCTATAACAAAAAGTCAAAATGCGTAAGCTTATTCCCATCCGTACTAATTAAACCATTAGCTTACATACCCTTCTCATTATCATAGTAAACGGTGTTTTCTTGCAATGCATACAAACTGGTGCTTCATTGTCGGGTACCCAAACAGCTGCATGATTTTCAACTGGTTTTTTCCCACCTTTGAATACATTAATTAGTTAGAAAGGAGAAATGAAAACATTGAAAGCACAAACATACGAGGGCAGAGAAAAGCCAATGTTTATgagtaaatatttcaaaacaaaaacaagaaacTTTTTTCACAAATGGTTATCACGTTATCAAATTTCACATGTCATACTAATGATCTAGAAATTTGCGAACCGCGCGTGCTTATCTTTCAAAACTTCTCTAcacatgacccccttaaaatcagATAAAACAAAACTCACTTTTCCGTAATAGATCTTCAATGCACTTGTTGATATGAGCCATCCATTCCTGTTTCTCAGTACTTGTTGCTGCGTAAACTGCAAATGATTTGGTCGTCGTACGTATAAGCCAGCCATTTCTGTATTCTGTATAATTAATGCATAATTACTTAATAGTAAAATACCGGTAATTAGAGTAATGAACTTCAACTTACGTCCGTTATCTTCTAGACTTTGTAATTGGACCTCTTCCAGGGGTATTATGTGTTGTTTGTTGTACTTTTTCTTACCAATAACAATATTGCCATACACTAAAATATCATTAAAGAGGAAAAATTGTCGACTCTTCGGTCGTTTTCGGCACATTTTGGTAAGAACACCTTCACCCACCAGCACGCGACCGGGTATAGCAAGGGGCTGTGAAAGAGAAAATAGGTTACGACTTGGGTTATCGGTCAATTGGAACAATATCGTTTTGTCAAGATAATTTCAATCGCAATGTGCACATATCAtacttttattaatttcaaatttgtgtCCATGTTTCTATTTTTACAGTGATTAtagattaagaaaagaactaggtttttttccttattctttgtttttatatAGCATACAACTGTTTTGGGGACCACGTGTCTCCTACATCAGTGCTAACCTAAATTTttacataaataaaaaatttacgaaAAACCTAGGTTTTTTCTTAATACTTTTATTATAATTCCAACACAAGAAAGATACTATTGTTCACGTTATGTAGTGACCTTAAAGTTTCAGCGCATTGTAAAAATTACTCATCAATGAAAAGTGACAAATTgaagcacatgttgacagtcaatttcaatttttatatcgCATCGGTAATCTTTTTATTGATAACACGTACTGCCTGCTCCCTGTTCGCTGAGTCATTCATTACCAGAACACCTGCCTCAGATCTTTATTAATTATCAAAGCATTCTGAGAAAACTTTTCTTCTATAAATGACCATGTAGATTTTATgcaaataatttataaaaaattactCATCATCTCGTCACCTTGAAATTTATTCTCGAATTAATTGCCTTCTTGGCGTTGGTCAGgttcaaaataaattaaattatggaTAAGGCAACTACGAATATTTTTGGCTTAGAAACTGTCATGTTAAACACGACAATAATATATACTCCCTGACTACTAGGGAGAAGCACAAAGTCAATCGCCAATACCCATGATGCAACCAGGATTTTAACTCCGAGCACAAAGTTGAGAACTTAAAACCTATGTAGTTCTCAGGGTCTCTATCTCAGGGTtgttagaaaaagaaattaCGAATTATACATATGTCCTCCAATGGACGTTAATTTAATTCACAGAAAATTTCGGGGAAATCTTAGGTGATTCAGATTGTGCTATTTCACAAGGAACATTTATTTTTCGGTAACTCCCGAAAATTAGGCATGAGCGAGGCAGAGATTTGATCTCTAAAATACATGAAATGAGTTCTATCCTGGCATTCATCATTCAATCTAATACTGTACATTATTACTGAAATATCTCTCAAATATCCGAAGAGAACTTATTCCCAAATGATGTATGTGGTCAAGTTTCTTTCGATGGAAAATTCTGGATAAATGGGTTTTTCTCTATTTTGAAATGGAAACTGACTCAATCACACCAATATAATCTAAAAGCATAAAATGTGGTCCATGTGCGCGTGATTTTagaatggcgaaaccaattTGCTTGTAAACTAACTTCTTCCTGTGATAAATGTTATGACGTCTAGAAATTCAGAAGATAAAAGCGTGAAGATAAACACTCAAGATAAAAAAGCATCGAGTGAATGGGTTTATTTTGTACAGAGAACAAATAAACAAGTTGGACAATGTTTCGTAGTGCTTTTTCTCAATTTGTGTTATTTGAATAATTTAACAAACGAGAAACCCTAAGCTGAAAAAGAACTAAACTATGTTTTCCAAACAATACatgaaatagtaaaaaaaaaacaatcctgTTGAGGGTGTTTATTTAGAAATTCACTATTCTCTGTGAAACTTCTGGATTGCTCAAGTGAAGGATTTTTCGTTCGATAATACTCATTATGTAACGACATAATGGTCAGAGGACAATCCTCAATGGCCGAagtcgaccaagaggggagagctatcccgaaAACCTAAAGAAGTTttcgaaattgaccatgaacgTCCACCGGCAAATATTAAGTTCCACTAAAGTGTTCCGCCAACACGCGCTTGCTTGCCTCTTTGAATACTTCAGTCCCTCAAGTGTCATTTAATAAAACTTCATGTGTCCTTATACTGAATGCGTGTTTTCGCAACGGAATGTGAAAATGAAACAAACATGGGACATGGCGCGTACCTATCGGAATATAACATACGAGCTAAGGCtggaaattaaaacaaacaaaaaaataacggctGGACGCGCATGGAGCGGTAAAATTCCGGACCTGTGTGCCGGGATCCACTACGGATCACATCCGCAATCGATACCTCTCCTATCTGAAATGTTCATAAGGCGGTTCCCACCCTACCTTGGTTTCCTCAGGCCTTTATACTGGATGATACTCCTAATAAGTAACATATGTTGTGAAAGAAGcggtggatggcttcagtctgaatggctccAGACCACCACAGCATCTCAGCTCGTAGATGAAGAAAGTCTCGGAACTTTTTAGCCGGGGGAGCTATCATACTTGGCAGTTAACATAGATATCAAATCCAAATCCATTGAACgacaagaaggagaaatttaagattggaaactggtgaccaacaGTCCATATGAGAAGAGTCGACATCAAAAACATCGCGCCGCACTACGGACAACAGTTT is a window encoding:
- the LOC119654452 gene encoding pleckstrin homology domain-containing family F member 1 homolog isoform X5, whose translation is MVDKLVNSEANSRRIAIVENCFGSSGQPLAIPGRVLVGEGVLTKMCRKRPKSRQFFLFNDILVYGNIVIGKKKYNKQHIIPLEEVQLQSLEDNGQYRNGWLIRTTTKSFAVYAATSTEKQEWMAHINKCIEDLLRKSGKKPVENHAAVWVPDNEAPVCMHCKKTPFTMIMRRHHCRNCGSVVCGPCSSKKFLLPQQSSKPVRVCLGCYDALSHAKTEQAKSVVAIPKSNNNTADSSGDDDSDDEEDQKETHDESFMSHCNGRSCL
- the LOC119654452 gene encoding pleckstrin homology domain-containing family F member 1 homolog isoform X1, which produces MVDKLVNSEANSRRIAIVENCFGSSGQPLAIPGRVLVGEGVLTKMCRKRPKSRQFFLFNDILVYGNIVIGKKKYNKQHIIPLEEVQLQSLEDNGQYRNGWLIRTTTKSFAVYAATSTEKQEWMAHINKCIEDLLRKSGKKPVENHAAVWVPDNEAPVCMHCKKTPFTMIMRRHHCRNCGSVVCGPCSSKKFLLPQQSSKPVRVCLGCYDALSHAKTEQAKSVVAIPKSNNNTADSSGDDDSDDEEDQKETHDEPKFYGDGVGDKPDKADKVEDKEK
- the LOC119654452 gene encoding pleckstrin homology domain-containing family F member 1 homolog isoform X2, with the protein product MSSIMNSEANSRRIAIVENCFGSSGQPLAIPGRVLVGEGVLTKMCRKRPKSRQFFLFNDILVYGNIVIGKKKYNKQHIIPLEEVQLQSLEDNGQYRNGWLIRTTTKSFAVYAATSTEKQEWMAHINKCIEDLLRKSGKKPVENHAAVWVPDNEAPVCMHCKKTPFTMIMRRHHCRNCGSVVCGPCSSKKFLLPQQSSKPVRVCLGCYDALSHAKTEQAKSVVAIPKSNNNTADSSGDDDSDDEEDQKETHDEPKFYGDGVGDKPDKADKVEDKEK
- the LOC119654452 gene encoding pleckstrin homology domain-containing family F member 1 homolog isoform X4, producing the protein MNSEANSRRIAIVENCFGSSGQPLAIPGRVLVGEGVLTKMCRKRPKSRQFFLFNDILVYGNIVIGKKKYNKQHIIPLEEVQLQSLEDNGQYRNGWLIRTTTKSFAVYAATSTEKQEWMAHINKCIEDLLRKSGKKPVENHAAVWVPDNEAPVCMHCKKTPFTMIMRRHHCRNCGSVVCGPCSSKKFLLPQQSSKPVRVCLGCYDALSHAKTEQAKSVVAIPKSNNNTADSSGDDDSDDEEDQKETHDEPKFYGDGVGDKPDKADKVEDKEK